From a region of the Mycobacteroides saopaulense genome:
- a CDS encoding type I polyketide synthase — translation MESADHPIEPAPRFAIIGYAARFPGAADADEFWDVLREGRDAISEVPADRWDADEFFDSEPGAPGKVVTRRAGFVDDVTGFDAPFFGMSTREVRLMDPQHRLLLETAWRAVEHSGIAPTDLAETNSGVFVGLATHDYLGMASDELTYPEIEAYMAIGTSNAAAAGRISYRLGLQGPAVAVDTACSSSLVAIHQACQALQLGECDLALAGGANVLLTPATMITFSHAHMLAPDGKCKTFDAAADGYVRGEGSGVIVIKRLEDAIRDGDRIRAVIRGSAINQDGASGGLTVPNGVAQQRVIADALKRAGVAPSEVGYLEAHGTGTSLGDPIEAQAAGAAYGIGREANDPLLIGSAKTNIGHLEAAAGIAGVIKVILSLENELLPQHRNFQNPSPHIPWDRLPVEVVKEARPWGRNGRPRIAGVSSFGFAGTNAHVILEEAPAAPQDVVDAPAPAGGRKFSILPLSARTPAALVQIADQYRGWLSAHPEATLADLCLTAGVGRAHLEHRAALVVNSREAAVELLGAVADDRPAPGLGRGESHDTPKTAWLFTGQGSQYPGMARELFETEPVFAETLNRCAAAVADVLEKPLLDAIFDVDGPEAEETLRQTSYAQPALFAVEMGLARLWQSWGFEPDVVLGHSVGQYSAACVAEVFSLEDGARLIAERGRLFGSLPAGGRMAAVFTDAERVESLTDEFPSLSVAAYNGANTVLSGPAQDLEKAVAGLVAEGVRCDFLETSHAFHSALLDPILDEFEAYAGQFNYRTPQRILIDNRTGAALGRSTKLDGAYWRRHARQPVEFAKSVQTLADMNCKVLLEIGPQPVLTAAALRAWPDPATAPRAIASLRRNTADHRQITEAAADAYVLGHVPNFAAFQHGPARKLDLPTYPFEHRQYWYRDNRDNPNPQQNVGGTRTQAIRLLEDGKIEELANLLGNAGSDQQTLSVLTRLAAQHNQQRTTQSIADDRYQYRWDKSPTPLSTADAGAATWLLVGDAAGGAQPLIDALTARGQQHRILGLPASDADEAQLVDTLRAAAEGDSALRIVHVAALGGGAPSTRSVLRMQHQVLGGTRRLFRAAAGAGLRAPIWVVTHGAQRITDTDTVAPEQSALWGFGRAAALELPQVWGGLADLADGSAEEWAQFISRTSASSDAAVREDQIALRGQAVYVPRLVRRDELPSGKPLEVRDDATYLVTGGLGSIGLEIAGYLVANGAKHLVLTSRREPGEAAQQRIDALAAQYGCQVRVVTADVSDAHDVARLLAGVQAELPPLAGIVHAAGEIGTTPLSDLDSESQQAEVDRVFAGKVWGAWHLSEAAADLKLEFFINTSSIASVWGGFGQTAYSAANAFLDGLAWRLREQGIAGTSVNFGPWSAGMADAESRARLEQRGIKTLSPADALAGLADVVAASSPQGVVARIDWARFLPLYQQAGRRAFLAELEREVPSRLAASAGAPQSGATELVSRLAAAPVQQRKKLLTDYLRDAVAEVTRVDVAEIREDAGFFDLGMDSLMAVELRRRMETGVGKEIPVTLVMDHPRISDVADYLLGEVLGLNEQAKSAPQLASAVTDRTDEPIAIVAVSCRFPGAPDPEAFWEVLSGGVDAIREVPEDRFDIDEFYDPDPETAGKTYTRFGGFLDGIDGFDPEFFGISPREAVWIEPQQRLMLETVWEGLERAGYSPAALRGSRTGIFAGVGANEYAHLLSSESIDKIEPYFITGNALNAISGRVAFALGFEGPAVAVDTACSSALVAVHQAVQALHSGDCDLALAGGVNVLLSPVTVIAASRARMLSPVGRCKTFDASADGYVRSEGCGILVLKRLSDAERDGDRVLAVIPGSAVNQDGASSGLTVPNGGAQQRLIGTVLARAGLVGGDVDYLEAHGTGTPLGDPIEVQAAAAAYGGSREADRPLLMGSVKSNIGHTESASGAAGLIKVVLSLQHGVLPQSLHFDDPSPHIPWDSLPVRVVDKAIPWQANGRPRRAGVSSFGFTGTNAHVLIEEAPQPQSAPEADESAPQAGEVSVLPLSARSPEALVAVAQRYESWLTANPDVDLEDVCLTAGRGRSHFEHRAALVVDSVQAAREGLAELVQNRLRPGVVRGEHTNHPTTAWLFTGQGSQYPGMARELFDAEPVFAETVTRCAEAVKDILDQPLLDVMFATDRESGGKAGETLRHTSFAQPALFAVEMGLARLWQSWGIEPDVVLGHSVGQYAAACVAGVFSLEDGARLMAERGRLFGSLPAGGRMVAVFSDPKHVEQVAGEFPRVSVGAYNGPNTVLSGPGEDLEQAVARFQEEGIRCTWLETSHAFHSELLDPVLDEFESYAAQVQFATPTLPLVCNRTGAVLTAQTPIDAQYWRRHSRQPVQFAESVRTAAALGCSVLMEIGPQPVLTGAAVQVWPEHLAAPRAIVSLRKGVGDRRQIAEALAAAYVGGHRPNFAALQRHSGHTVELPTYPFQRRRFWPKSSGTAIEGGGGLPSGILGRGEDLASGDSVYISRLSVRSQPWLSDHVIYGTVVVPGATYAAMALAAVGTPARAKDVFFYEPIILPEKSSREVQLTLHPLEDGGGSKFQVHSRPYGERDVDWSLNAEGTVVTGIGQDADEPVSEPSEPVDAAIERMERMRPNELFETFADLELSWGPTWSGSLKSLWLGQGEAIGDVLVGEELAEQLGAEPMHPVLMDLCTGVAFPAFPALLAAEQGVNDLFLPLRYGQVTLKEKMPRRFYCRARWHESPLDSETQVFDLDYLDRDGRHLGGIREFTVKRAPREALLRGLGGDATRLLYTLGWHEVPVPPSEAGTAEAENASGTWLIAGFDELAGKVPGCIPLHRETDPELLGQVLVEAKERGVPFSGVVWRAAGPGAQESTADAAVRLEAEIANLLSAVHTVQNSGQNGVKLPNGLWIVTERAVATESGEPVDPVQASLWGFGRTTINEEPALRAKLVDCDGSPEAVQALANLLGTPGQEPAEPEIAVRQGKLLASRLLPWSRTGHLTVPRGSDYVLAPTERGAIDNLRITEKEVPAPDEGYVQVRVEAAGLNFRDVLNVLGLYPGDPGPIGGDFAGVVTQLSEGVTGVEVGQRVYGSMQGAFGSRFNVPAQFLAPIPDGISAVEAATIPAAALTVRLSFDWAQLKPGDRVLIHAASGGVGLAAIQMAQQFGAEVFATASTFKRATLRKLGVKYVYDSRTTDFADQILADTDGKGVDVVLNSLTSEGFIEATLRATAQNGRFAEIAKRDIWTTEQMAAARPDIAYEIVALDTVMFTEPDRIRVLLTEVSDGLAKGEWTPLPAEIYPLTEARTAFRRMQQARHIGKIVCQMPNPLAPHQDRTYLITGGLGAIGLHTASYLAQLGAGDIVLTSRRAPDTDAQRLIEEITERSKTRIHVFTADVGEESEVAKLLERIRAELPPLAGVAHLAGVLDDALLGQQSVERFRTTLAPKAFGAQYLDGLTREDDLDFFIVSSSVSSLFGSPGQSNYATANALLDGLIAQRRAQGLPATGINFGPWGQGGMASSEAATANIGAQGLIPLDPSAALAALAEVVANGTGQATVLKANWQRAAKVLGSSRPPILDLVLPSAMGEVTGDSELLKQLMEIPVPQRAGFVTEFLQREVQNFLRLAQPPAATSRFLDLGTDSLMAIELRNRLHSQFGGKFTINATAVFDYPTIGGLAEYLVGQLPDADAESAAPTRSDAVAESKE, via the coding sequence ATGGAATCCGCCGACCATCCGATCGAACCAGCCCCACGTTTTGCAATCATCGGATATGCAGCGCGTTTTCCTGGTGCCGCAGACGCGGACGAGTTCTGGGACGTGTTGCGCGAGGGCCGCGATGCGATATCTGAGGTGCCCGCCGATCGATGGGACGCCGACGAATTCTTCGACTCCGAACCCGGGGCTCCCGGCAAGGTCGTGACCCGGCGCGCCGGATTCGTCGATGACGTCACGGGGTTTGACGCACCGTTCTTCGGTATGTCGACGCGCGAGGTCAGGCTGATGGACCCACAGCACCGACTTTTGCTGGAGACGGCATGGCGTGCGGTCGAGCATTCCGGTATCGCGCCAACGGATTTGGCTGAGACTAATAGTGGTGTATTCGTCGGCCTGGCCACACACGATTACCTGGGGATGGCCTCCGATGAGCTGACCTACCCCGAGATCGAGGCCTACATGGCCATCGGTACGTCCAACGCCGCGGCAGCCGGTCGCATCAGCTACCGACTGGGGTTGCAAGGACCGGCGGTTGCCGTCGACACAGCGTGCAGTTCGTCGCTGGTAGCAATTCATCAAGCGTGCCAAGCACTTCAGCTCGGAGAGTGCGACCTCGCACTGGCCGGCGGCGCGAATGTCCTGCTGACCCCCGCGACGATGATCACGTTCTCGCACGCGCACATGCTCGCGCCCGACGGCAAGTGCAAGACCTTCGACGCGGCCGCCGACGGGTACGTGCGTGGCGAGGGCTCCGGTGTCATCGTCATCAAGCGCCTTGAGGATGCGATCCGCGATGGCGACCGGATCCGGGCGGTCATCCGGGGGAGTGCGATTAACCAGGACGGCGCATCGGGCGGGTTGACGGTACCCAATGGCGTTGCTCAGCAGCGGGTTATCGCCGATGCGCTCAAGCGTGCCGGAGTGGCACCCAGTGAGGTCGGGTATCTGGAAGCGCACGGCACCGGGACATCGCTGGGCGACCCGATCGAGGCTCAGGCCGCCGGCGCCGCCTACGGCATCGGTCGCGAAGCCAACGATCCACTGTTGATCGGATCGGCGAAGACGAATATCGGGCACCTGGAGGCGGCCGCGGGTATCGCGGGTGTCATCAAGGTCATCTTGTCGCTTGAGAACGAGCTGTTGCCGCAGCACCGCAACTTTCAGAACCCTTCGCCGCACATTCCCTGGGACCGGCTTCCGGTGGAGGTCGTCAAGGAGGCCCGGCCGTGGGGGCGCAACGGGCGGCCCCGTATCGCGGGCGTCAGCTCGTTCGGATTCGCCGGAACCAACGCGCATGTGATCCTCGAAGAAGCTCCGGCCGCGCCGCAGGACGTGGTCGACGCGCCCGCACCTGCCGGGGGCCGGAAGTTCAGCATTCTGCCGCTCTCCGCGCGGACACCCGCTGCGTTGGTGCAGATCGCCGATCAGTACCGCGGCTGGTTGAGCGCGCATCCGGAGGCCACCCTGGCCGACCTGTGCCTGACAGCCGGAGTGGGACGAGCGCATCTGGAGCACCGTGCCGCGTTGGTCGTCAACTCGCGGGAAGCCGCCGTCGAGTTGTTGGGAGCCGTCGCCGACGACCGCCCCGCTCCCGGACTCGGGCGTGGAGAGTCGCACGACACGCCCAAGACGGCCTGGCTGTTCACCGGTCAGGGCAGTCAGTACCCCGGCATGGCACGAGAGTTGTTCGAGACCGAGCCGGTGTTTGCAGAGACCCTGAATCGTTGCGCCGCGGCGGTCGCCGATGTTCTCGAAAAGCCATTGCTGGATGCTATTTTCGATGTGGATGGCCCCGAGGCCGAGGAGACGCTGCGGCAGACCTCCTACGCCCAGCCCGCCCTGTTCGCGGTGGAAATGGGTCTGGCCCGGCTGTGGCAGTCGTGGGGTTTCGAGCCGGATGTGGTGCTCGGACACAGCGTCGGCCAGTATTCGGCAGCGTGCGTCGCGGAGGTGTTCAGCCTCGAAGATGGCGCGCGATTGATCGCCGAGCGGGGCAGGCTGTTCGGCAGTCTGCCCGCGGGCGGCCGGATGGCGGCGGTGTTCACCGATGCCGAGCGTGTGGAGAGTCTGACCGACGAGTTCCCCAGTCTTTCGGTCGCCGCCTACAACGGCGCCAACACCGTATTGTCCGGGCCCGCACAAGATCTGGAGAAGGCGGTGGCGGGGCTGGTCGCTGAGGGCGTCCGCTGCGACTTCCTTGAGACCAGTCATGCGTTCCATTCGGCACTGCTGGACCCGATCCTCGACGAATTCGAGGCATATGCGGGTCAGTTCAATTACAGGACTCCGCAACGGATTCTGATCGACAACCGCACCGGCGCCGCGCTCGGCAGAAGCACGAAACTCGACGGTGCCTACTGGCGTCGTCATGCGCGCCAGCCGGTGGAGTTCGCCAAGAGCGTGCAAACCCTTGCCGACATGAACTGCAAGGTATTGCTGGAGATAGGCCCACAACCGGTACTCACCGCCGCGGCCCTGCGGGCATGGCCCGACCCGGCGACCGCACCGAGGGCGATCGCCTCATTGCGCCGAAACACTGCCGACCATCGGCAGATCACGGAGGCCGCTGCCGACGCTTACGTCCTGGGCCACGTGCCGAACTTCGCCGCGTTCCAGCATGGGCCCGCGCGGAAGTTGGACCTGCCTACCTATCCGTTCGAACATCGCCAGTACTGGTATCGGGACAACCGGGATAACCCGAACCCGCAGCAGAACGTCGGTGGCACCCGCACCCAAGCCATCCGGCTGCTCGAGGACGGAAAGATCGAGGAACTCGCGAACCTCCTGGGTAATGCAGGCAGCGACCAGCAGACCCTGTCGGTGCTGACAAGGCTTGCGGCGCAACACAACCAGCAACGCACCACTCAGTCCATCGCCGATGATCGCTATCAGTACCGCTGGGACAAGTCCCCGACACCGCTGTCCACCGCGGACGCCGGTGCCGCCACATGGCTTCTTGTCGGCGATGCCGCCGGAGGCGCGCAGCCGCTGATCGACGCACTGACGGCCCGCGGACAACAGCATCGGATCCTTGGCTTGCCGGCCTCCGACGCCGACGAGGCGCAGCTTGTGGATACGTTGCGTGCTGCGGCAGAAGGTGATTCGGCGCTGCGCATCGTGCATGTCGCTGCCCTCGGCGGCGGCGCCCCCTCCACGCGGTCGGTGCTGCGGATGCAACACCAGGTACTGGGCGGAACCCGCAGGCTCTTCCGCGCCGCGGCCGGCGCTGGGCTGCGTGCTCCCATCTGGGTGGTAACACATGGCGCACAGCGGATCACCGATACCGACACGGTGGCACCGGAGCAGAGTGCGTTGTGGGGATTCGGCCGCGCCGCGGCGCTGGAGCTGCCGCAGGTGTGGGGTGGACTGGCCGACCTCGCCGACGGCAGCGCCGAGGAATGGGCGCAGTTCATCAGCCGCACCTCGGCGTCGAGCGATGCCGCTGTCAGGGAAGACCAGATCGCGCTGCGCGGTCAAGCGGTCTACGTTCCCCGCCTGGTTCGTCGTGATGAGCTGCCGAGCGGCAAGCCGCTCGAAGTGCGCGATGACGCAACGTATTTGGTGACCGGCGGGCTCGGCTCGATCGGTCTGGAGATTGCCGGCTACCTGGTGGCGAATGGGGCCAAGCACCTGGTGCTGACGAGCAGGCGCGAGCCCGGCGAGGCAGCGCAGCAGCGCATCGACGCACTCGCTGCGCAATACGGCTGCCAAGTCCGGGTCGTCACCGCCGACGTCTCCGACGCGCACGACGTCGCTCGCCTGTTGGCGGGTGTACAGGCCGAGTTGCCGCCGTTGGCCGGCATCGTGCACGCCGCGGGCGAGATCGGCACCACCCCGCTGAGCGACCTCGACTCCGAATCTCAGCAAGCCGAAGTGGACCGTGTCTTCGCCGGCAAGGTCTGGGGTGCTTGGCATCTGAGTGAAGCCGCGGCCGACCTGAAGCTCGAATTCTTTATCAACACCTCCTCCATCGCCTCGGTGTGGGGCGGCTTCGGACAGACTGCCTACAGCGCGGCGAACGCCTTCCTCGACGGGCTGGCCTGGCGGCTGCGCGAGCAGGGTATCGCCGGAACCAGCGTCAACTTCGGCCCCTGGTCGGCGGGCATGGCAGACGCCGAATCCCGTGCGCGACTGGAGCAGCGCGGGATCAAGACGCTGTCACCTGCCGACGCGCTGGCCGGCCTGGCCGACGTGGTCGCGGCTTCCTCGCCGCAGGGTGTCGTCGCCCGCATCGACTGGGCTCGCTTCCTGCCGCTCTATCAGCAGGCGGGGCGGCGGGCATTCCTGGCGGAGTTGGAGCGCGAGGTGCCCTCGCGCCTCGCTGCCTCGGCCGGCGCGCCGCAGTCGGGCGCCACGGAGTTGGTGAGTCGGCTGGCGGCCGCTCCGGTGCAGCAGCGCAAGAAGCTGCTGACCGACTACCTGCGTGACGCGGTGGCAGAGGTGACGCGCGTGGACGTGGCGGAGATCCGCGAGGACGCGGGATTCTTCGACCTCGGCATGGACTCGCTGATGGCCGTCGAATTGCGGCGCCGCATGGAAACGGGGGTGGGCAAGGAAATTCCCGTCACACTGGTGATGGACCATCCACGCATCTCGGATGTCGCCGATTACCTGCTCGGTGAGGTGCTCGGCCTGAATGAGCAAGCCAAGTCGGCGCCACAATTGGCATCGGCCGTCACGGACCGGACCGACGAACCGATCGCGATCGTCGCGGTGTCCTGCCGGTTCCCGGGTGCCCCCGACCCGGAAGCCTTCTGGGAGGTGTTGTCCGGCGGTGTCGACGCGATTCGCGAGGTACCCGAGGACCGCTTCGACATCGACGAGTTCTACGACCCCGATCCGGAGACCGCGGGCAAGACATACACGCGCTTCGGCGGATTCCTGGACGGTATCGATGGATTCGACCCCGAATTCTTCGGCATCTCCCCGCGTGAGGCCGTGTGGATCGAGCCACAGCAGCGCCTGATGCTCGAAACGGTATGGGAAGGCCTGGAGCGGGCCGGATACTCACCGGCGGCATTGCGCGGCAGCAGAACCGGCATCTTCGCGGGCGTGGGTGCCAACGAGTACGCGCACCTGCTGTCGTCGGAGTCGATCGACAAGATCGAGCCCTACTTCATCACCGGCAACGCGCTCAACGCGATCTCCGGGCGTGTGGCGTTCGCGCTGGGGTTCGAGGGACCGGCGGTAGCGGTCGACACCGCGTGCAGTTCGGCATTGGTGGCCGTGCATCAGGCGGTTCAGGCCCTGCACTCGGGTGACTGTGACTTGGCGTTGGCCGGTGGTGTGAACGTGCTGCTGAGCCCGGTGACGGTCATCGCGGCCTCACGCGCCAGGATGCTGTCGCCGGTCGGACGGTGCAAGACCTTCGACGCGTCCGCCGACGGCTATGTACGCAGCGAAGGCTGCGGGATCCTGGTGCTCAAGCGGCTGAGTGACGCCGAGCGCGATGGGGACCGGGTTCTGGCCGTGATTCCCGGCAGCGCGGTGAACCAGGACGGGGCCTCCAGCGGGCTCACCGTGCCCAACGGTGGTGCGCAGCAGCGACTCATCGGTACGGTGCTGGCGCGCGCCGGTCTGGTGGGCGGCGACGTGGACTACCTCGAGGCGCACGGAACGGGTACCCCGCTGGGTGATCCGATCGAGGTGCAGGCGGCCGCGGCAGCCTACGGCGGTTCGCGCGAGGCGGACCGGCCGCTGCTGATGGGCTCGGTGAAGTCCAACATCGGTCACACCGAATCAGCCTCCGGTGCAGCGGGTCTGATCAAGGTTGTGCTCTCGCTGCAACACGGGGTGCTGCCGCAGAGCCTGCATTTCGACGACCCGTCGCCACACATCCCCTGGGACTCGCTGCCCGTGCGGGTGGTGGACAAGGCAATTCCGTGGCAGGCCAACGGCCGTCCGCGTCGCGCCGGCGTGAGCTCCTTCGGCTTCACCGGTACCAACGCTCACGTGCTGATCGAGGAGGCACCACAGCCGCAGTCCGCGCCGGAGGCGGACGAGTCCGCGCCTCAGGCCGGCGAGGTGAGCGTGCTCCCGCTGTCCGCACGATCACCGGAGGCGCTCGTCGCGGTGGCACAGCGTTACGAGTCCTGGCTGACGGCCAATCCGGACGTCGACCTCGAAGATGTGTGCCTCACCGCAGGGCGGGGCAGGTCGCACTTCGAGCATCGGGCCGCGCTGGTCGTGGATTCGGTGCAGGCGGCCCGTGAGGGGCTGGCCGAGTTGGTCCAGAACCGTCTGCGTCCCGGTGTGGTGCGGGGCGAGCACACCAACCACCCGACGACAGCATGGCTGTTCACCGGGCAGGGCAGCCAGTATCCGGGCATGGCACGTGAATTGTTCGACGCGGAGCCGGTGTTCGCCGAAACCGTGACGCGTTGCGCGGAAGCGGTGAAGGACATCCTGGATCAGCCGCTGCTGGACGTCATGTTCGCCACCGATAGGGAGAGCGGCGGCAAGGCCGGAGAGACGTTGCGGCACACGTCGTTTGCGCAGCCGGCGCTCTTCGCCGTCGAGATGGGTCTGGCGCGGCTGTGGCAGTCCTGGGGCATCGAGCCCGATGTGGTGTTGGGGCACAGTGTCGGCCAGTACGCGGCCGCATGCGTGGCCGGGGTGTTCAGTCTCGAGGATGGCGCGCGCCTGATGGCCGAGCGTGGTCGCTTGTTCGGCAGCCTGCCCGCGGGCGGACGCATGGTCGCCGTGTTCAGCGACCCCAAGCACGTCGAGCAGGTCGCCGGGGAGTTTCCGCGGGTGTCGGTCGGTGCCTACAACGGACCGAACACCGTGCTCTCGGGGCCGGGCGAGGACTTGGAACAGGCAGTCGCCCGATTCCAGGAAGAAGGGATCCGCTGCACCTGGTTGGAGACCAGCCACGCATTCCACTCGGAGTTGTTGGACCCGGTTCTGGACGAATTCGAGTCGTACGCAGCGCAAGTGCAGTTCGCCACCCCGACCCTGCCGCTGGTCTGCAACCGTACGGGTGCCGTGCTGACGGCTCAGACACCGATCGATGCCCAATACTGGCGCCGGCATTCCCGCCAGCCTGTCCAGTTCGCCGAAAGCGTGCGGACCGCGGCCGCCCTGGGATGCTCGGTGTTGATGGAGATCGGCCCGCAGCCGGTGCTGACCGGCGCCGCGGTGCAGGTCTGGCCGGAGCATTTGGCCGCGCCTCGGGCAATTGTCTCGCTGCGCAAGGGGGTTGGTGACCGGCGGCAGATTGCTGAGGCCCTGGCCGCGGCGTACGTTGGTGGGCATCGGCCCAATTTCGCTGCGCTGCAACGCCACTCCGGCCACACGGTGGAGCTGCCCACCTATCCGTTCCAGCGCCGTCGCTTCTGGCCGAAGTCGTCCGGTACCGCCATCGAAGGCGGGGGCGGCTTGCCTTCGGGCATCCTGGGCAGGGGCGAGGATCTGGCCTCCGGCGATTCGGTGTACATCAGCCGGTTGTCGGTCAGGTCGCAGCCGTGGCTGTCCGATCACGTCATCTACGGCACCGTCGTCGTCCCCGGCGCGACGTATGCCGCGATGGCTCTGGCGGCCGTCGGAACTCCGGCGCGGGCCAAGGATGTGTTCTTCTACGAGCCGATCATCCTGCCGGAGAAGAGTTCTCGTGAGGTGCAGCTGACGCTGCATCCACTGGAAGATGGCGGCGGGTCGAAATTCCAGGTGCACAGCCGTCCGTATGGTGAACGCGACGTCGACTGGTCGCTGAACGCCGAAGGCACCGTTGTCACCGGTATCGGCCAAGATGCCGACGAGCCGGTATCCGAGCCTTCCGAGCCGGTCGACGCGGCCATCGAGCGGATGGAACGCATGCGTCCGAACGAGCTGTTCGAGACCTTCGCCGACCTGGAATTGTCCTGGGGCCCAACCTGGTCGGGCTCCCTGAAGTCGTTGTGGCTGGGTCAGGGCGAGGCGATCGGCGATGTCCTTGTCGGTGAAGAACTTGCCGAACAACTGGGCGCCGAGCCGATGCACCCGGTCTTGATGGACCTGTGCACCGGTGTCGCCTTCCCGGCGTTCCCGGCACTGCTCGCGGCCGAGCAGGGTGTCAACGATCTGTTCCTGCCCCTGCGGTATGGCCAGGTGACGTTGAAGGAGAAGATGCCTCGGCGCTTCTACTGCCGTGCGCGCTGGCACGAGAGCCCGCTGGACAGCGAGACGCAGGTTTTCGATCTCGACTACCTGGATCGGGATGGCCGTCACCTGGGTGGGATTCGCGAGTTCACCGTCAAGCGTGCGCCGCGTGAGGCGCTGCTGCGCGGGCTGGGTGGCGATGCCACCAGGCTGCTGTACACCCTTGGCTGGCACGAGGTTCCGGTTCCGCCTTCTGAGGCGGGCACAGCTGAAGCCGAAAATGCAAGCGGTACCTGGCTGATCGCCGGGTTCGACGAGCTCGCCGGCAAGGTTCCCGGCTGCATCCCGCTGCACCGCGAGACCGACCCCGAGCTCCTGGGGCAGGTGCTCGTGGAGGCCAAGGAGCGTGGCGTCCCGTTCTCCGGTGTGGTGTGGCGCGCGGCCGGGCCGGGCGCGCAGGAGTCGACAGCCGACGCCGCCGTGCGCCTGGAGGCTGAGATAGCCAACCTGCTCAGCGCCGTGCACACGGTGCAGAACAGCGGGCAGAACGGCGTGAAACTGCCCAACGGATTGTGGATCGTCACCGAGCGGGCCGTGGCCACCGAGTCCGGCGAGCCCGTCGATCCGGTGCAGGCATCCCTGTGGGGATTCGGGCGTACCACCATCAACGAGGAGCCGGCGCTGCGCGCCAAGCTTGTCGATTGCGATGGATCGCCGGAGGCCGTCCAGGCGCTGGCCAATCTGTTGGGCACCCCCGGCCAAGAACCGGCGGAGCCGGAAATCGCAGTGCGGCAGGGCAAGCTGCTGGCTTCCCGGTTGTTGCCGTGGTCGCGCACCGGGCATCTGACGGTGCCGCGCGGCAGCGATTACGTGCTGGCGCCCACCGAACGTGGCGCCATCGACAACCTGCGGATCACCGAGAAGGAGGTGCCGGCGCCGGACGAGGGCTACGTACAGGTGCGGGTGGAGGCCGCTGGTCTCAACTTCCGCGACGTGCTCAACGTGCTGGGCCTGTACCCGGGTGATCCCGGCCCGATCGGCGGCGACTTCGCCGGTGTCGTCACGCAATTGAGTGAGGGTGTCACCGGGGTCGAGGTGGGCCAGCGGGTCTACGGCTCCATGCAGGGTGCCTTCGGCAGCCGGTTCAACGTGCCGGCCCAGTTCCTGGCACCCATCCCCGACGGGATCAGTGCGGTCGAGGCCGCGACCATTCCCGCTGCCGCGCTCACGGTTCGGCTCTCGTTCGACTGGGCGCAGCTCAAGCCGGGTGATCGGGTGCTCATCCACGCCGCCAGTGGTGGCGTCGGACTGGCGGCCATTCAGATGGCCCAGCAGTTCGGGGCCGAGGTGTTCGCCACGGCTAGTACCTTCAAGCGGGCGACGCTGCGCAAGCTGGGTGTGAAGTACGTATATGACTCGCGCACAACCGATTTTGCCGATCAGATCCTGGCGGATACCGACGGCAAGGGTGTGGATGTCGTCCTCAACAGCCTGACCAGCGAGGGTTTCATCGAGGCGACGCTGCGTGCCACCGCGCAGAACGGCCGTTTCGCCGAGATCGCCAAGCGCGATATCTGGACCACGGAACAGATGGCGGCGGCCCGGCCCGATATCGCGTACGAGATCGTGGCCCTGGACACGGTGATGTTCACCGAACCCGATCGCATTCGCGTCCTGCTCACCGAGGTGTCGGACGGGTTGGCCAAGGGGGAGTGGACGCCACTGCCCGCGGAAATCTATCCGCTGACGGAGGCCCGGACCGCGTTCCGCCGCATGCAGCAGGCCCGCCACATCGGCAAGATCGTGTGCCAGATGCCGAATCCGCTTGCGCCGCACCAGGATCGGACCTACCTGATCACCGGTGGTCTGGGTGCGATCGGCCTGCACACCGCGTCCTACCTGGCTCAGCTCGGTGCCGGTGACATCGTGTTGACCAGCCGGCGTGCACCCGACACCGACGCACAGCGACTGATCGAGGAGATCACCGAGCGCTCCAAGACTCGCATCCACGTGTTCACCGCCGATGTCGGCGAGGAGTCCGAGGTCGCCAAGCTCCTGGAGCGGATCCGCGCGGAGCTGCCGCCCTTGGCGGGTGTCGCGCATCTGGCGGGCGTGCTTGACGATGCGCTGCTCGGGCAGCAGAGCGTGGAGAGGTTCCGGACGACGTTGGCGCCCAAGGCCTTCGGTGCGCAGTACCTGGACGGGTTGACCAGGGAGGACGATCTGGACTTCTTCATCGTGTCCTCGTCGGTGTCCAGCCTGTTCGGTTCGCCCGGACAGTCCAACTACGCGACGGCCAATGCCTTGCTCGACGGTCTGATCGCGCAGCGCAGGGCGCAGGGTCTGCCGGCCACGGGTATCAACTTCGGCCCGTGGGGTCAGGGCGGCATGGCTTCTTCGGAGGCCGCGACCGCGAACATCGGTGCGCAGGGTCTGATTCCGCTGGATCCCTCGGCGGCGCTCGCGGCCCTTGCCGAGGTCGTTGCCAACGGAACCGGTCAGGCCACCGTGCTCAAGGCGAACTGGCAGCGCGCGGCCAAGGTGCTGGGTAGTTCGCGTCCGCCGATCCTGGATCTGGTGTTGCCCAGTGCCATGGGCGAGGTGACCGGTGACAGTGAGCTGCTCAAGCAGCTGATGGAGATCCCGGTGCCGCAGCGCGCCGGCTTTGTGACCGAGTTCCTTCAGCGCGAGGTGCAGAACTTCCTGCGTCTGGCGCAGCCGCCGGCCGCGACGAGCCGGTTCCTGGATCTGGGCACGGACTCGTTGATGGCGATCGAACTGCGCAACCGACTGCACAGCCAGTTCGGCGGCAAGTTCACCATCAACGCGACCGCGGTGTTCGACTATCCGACCATCGGCGGGCTCGCCGAGTATCTGGTGGGCCAGCTGCCGGACGCGGATGCGGAGTCGGCGGCGCCCACGCGATCCGATGCGGTAGCAGAGTCGAAGGAGTGA